Proteins encoded by one window of Candidatus Ozemobacteraceae bacterium:
- a CDS encoding NADH-ubiquinone oxidoreductase-F iron-sulfur binding region domain-containing protein, whose translation MTATADLNSIASTFSAAAAKPARRVIICAGTGCVANGALKVHQALIEKIAAEQLPVIAELREEKADKAVWVSKSGCHGFCQMGPLVTVLPENYLYTRVKVEDVAEIVETTLKQGKPIDRLVYADPATGAHCVHGSDIPFYKRQQRTVLRECGHIDPDDIREYISHGGYEAARMVFTKMSAKTVCEEVEGSGLRGRGGGGFLTGKKWELTRVQPGPKKYVICNGDEGDPGAFMDRSVMEGNPHSVIEGMMIAARGIEADEGYVYVRAEYPLAVKRIRFAVEEAERLGLLGDNIFGSGLSFRLHVMEGAGAFVCGEETALIASIEGKRGMPMPKPPFPAQKGLNGKPTVINNVETLATVPLIIRNGAAWLRGMGTKNSTGTKNFALTGHVANTGLIEVPFGTTIREIVFNIGGGVTRDDGALWPDGFKAVQIGGPSGGCLTSEHLDLPLDFDSLKGVGAMVGSGGLVVMNRDTCMVSVARFFMQFTQNESCGKCVLCREGTRQMLALLDDIIEGRATAETIDTLETLAVAVGKGSLCGLGKTAPNPVLATLRYFRNEVDAHVFQKRCPTGRCKALRSITIDAAKCRGCTACARKCPVHAIKGEVKKPHVIDPAVCIKCGACATACKFDAVMGV comes from the coding sequence ATGACTGCCACAGCCGATCTGAACTCCATCGCTTCCACGTTTTCCGCCGCCGCCGCAAAGCCGGCGCGCCGGGTCATCATCTGCGCCGGCACAGGCTGCGTCGCGAACGGCGCCCTCAAGGTCCACCAGGCGCTGATCGAGAAGATCGCCGCCGAGCAGCTGCCGGTCATCGCCGAACTCCGCGAGGAGAAAGCCGACAAGGCCGTCTGGGTCTCGAAGAGCGGCTGTCACGGCTTCTGCCAGATGGGCCCGCTCGTCACGGTCCTGCCCGAGAATTACCTGTATACGCGCGTGAAGGTCGAGGATGTCGCCGAGATCGTCGAAACGACGCTCAAGCAGGGAAAGCCCATCGACCGGCTCGTCTATGCCGACCCGGCCACCGGCGCCCACTGCGTCCACGGTTCGGACATCCCCTTCTACAAGCGGCAGCAACGGACCGTCCTCAGGGAGTGCGGCCATATCGACCCTGATGATATTCGTGAATATATATCGCACGGTGGGTATGAGGCCGCCAGAATGGTATTTACAAAGATGTCGGCAAAGACGGTCTGCGAGGAAGTCGAAGGCTCCGGCCTGCGCGGGCGCGGCGGCGGCGGCTTCCTCACCGGTAAAAAGTGGGAACTGACGCGCGTCCAGCCCGGGCCGAAGAAATACGTCATCTGCAACGGCGACGAGGGCGACCCCGGCGCGTTCATGGACCGCAGCGTGATGGAGGGCAACCCCCACAGCGTCATCGAAGGCATGATGATCGCCGCGCGCGGCATCGAGGCCGACGAGGGCTACGTCTACGTGCGGGCCGAGTATCCGCTCGCCGTGAAGCGCATCCGCTTCGCCGTCGAAGAGGCCGAGCGGCTCGGCCTGCTTGGGGACAACATCTTCGGCAGCGGCCTTTCGTTCCGCCTTCACGTGATGGAAGGCGCTGGCGCGTTCGTCTGCGGCGAGGAAACGGCGCTCATCGCCTCGATCGAAGGCAAGCGCGGCATGCCGATGCCGAAGCCGCCGTTCCCCGCCCAGAAAGGCCTCAACGGCAAGCCGACCGTCATCAATAACGTCGAGACCCTGGCCACCGTGCCGCTCATCATCCGGAACGGCGCGGCATGGCTGCGCGGCATGGGAACGAAGAACTCGACCGGCACGAAGAACTTCGCGCTCACCGGCCACGTCGCGAACACGGGCCTGATCGAGGTCCCGTTCGGCACGACGATCCGCGAGATCGTGTTCAACATCGGCGGCGGCGTGACCCGCGACGACGGCGCTCTCTGGCCCGACGGCTTCAAGGCCGTCCAGATCGGCGGTCCGTCGGGCGGCTGCCTGACGAGCGAGCATCTCGACCTGCCGCTCGACTTCGACTCGCTCAAGGGCGTCGGAGCGATGGTCGGCTCGGGCGGCCTTGTCGTGATGAACCGCGACACGTGCATGGTTTCGGTGGCCCGGTTCTTCATGCAGTTCACGCAGAACGAAAGTTGCGGAAAATGCGTGCTGTGCCGCGAAGGCACGCGCCAGATGCTGGCACTGCTCGACGACATCATCGAGGGCCGCGCCACGGCCGAGACCATCGACACGCTTGAGACGCTGGCCGTCGCGGTCGGCAAGGGCTCGCTGTGCGGCCTCGGCAAGACCGCCCCGAACCCGGTGCTCGCCACCCTGCGGTATTTCCGAAACGAGGTCGACGCCCACGTGTTCCAGAAGCGGTGCCCGACCGGCCGGTGCAAGGCGTTGCGCTCGATCACGATCGACGCGGCGAAGTGCAGGGGCTGCACCGCCTGCGCCCGCAAGTGCCCCGTCCATGCCATCAAGGGCGAGGTGAAGAAGCCGCATGTCATCGATCCGGCGGTCTGCATCAAATGCGGAGCCTGCGCGACCGCCTGCAAATTCGACGCCGTCATGGGAGTGTGA
- a CDS encoding NAD(P)H-dependent oxidoreductase subunit E — protein sequence MEPVTLTRKFEKVCEILDRHGRDPGKLIPILQAVQEEYRYLPEEVMAFVATSLDLPPARVYGVATFYAHFALEPKGRYVIRICDGTACHVKQSIPILEAIRKRLGLDEKRRTTPDMLFTVETVSCLGACGLAPVIVINDDVHGQMTPQSAVALIDALAVKEAAK from the coding sequence ATGGAACCGGTCACGCTCACCCGCAAGTTCGAAAAGGTCTGCGAGATCCTCGACCGACACGGCCGCGACCCCGGGAAGCTGATTCCCATTCTGCAGGCCGTCCAGGAGGAGTATCGCTACCTGCCCGAGGAGGTCATGGCCTTCGTCGCCACCTCGCTCGACCTGCCGCCCGCCCGCGTCTACGGCGTCGCAACGTTCTACGCGCACTTCGCGCTCGAACCCAAGGGCAGATACGTCATCCGGATCTGCGACGGAACGGCGTGCCATGTGAAACAGTCGATCCCGATTCTCGAGGCGATCAGGAAGCGGCTCGGCCTCGACGAGAAGCGGCGCACGACGCCCGACATGCTGTTCACCGTCGAAACCGTCTCGTGTCTCGGCGCCTGCGGCCTCGCACCGGTCATCGTCATCAACGACGACGTGCATGGCCAGATGACGCCCCAGTCCGCCGTCGCCCTGATCGACGCGCTCGCCGTGAAGGAGGCCGCGAAATGA
- a CDS encoding redox-sensing transcriptional repressor Rex — MTAGNKEETGMPRMAPEPTLRRLPLYHHYLKTLAERGRDVVSCTHIGADLRLDPTQVRKDLAVTGIRGQPKVGYRIAQLLTSIEEFLGWNNLTDAFLAGAGHLGQALLGYEGFCRYGLRIVAAFDSDPAKIGTTVSGCKVLPCEKIADLARRMKIRLGIITVPASAAQQVAEAMVEGGITGIWNFAPVSLSLPEEVIVQTENLASGLAVLSTKLGRKRSQGASR; from the coding sequence ATGACAGCCGGAAACAAAGAAGAGACGGGGATGCCGAGAATGGCGCCGGAACCGACTCTGCGCCGACTCCCTCTCTATCACCATTATCTGAAAACGCTCGCCGAGCGCGGGCGCGATGTGGTCTCGTGCACGCACATCGGCGCCGATCTGCGCCTCGACCCGACGCAGGTTCGCAAGGATCTCGCCGTCACGGGCATCAGGGGCCAGCCTAAGGTCGGGTATCGCATCGCCCAGCTTCTGACATCAATCGAGGAGTTCCTTGGCTGGAACAACCTGACGGACGCGTTTCTCGCCGGCGCCGGCCATCTCGGCCAGGCGTTGCTGGGGTACGAGGGTTTCTGCCGGTATGGGCTCAGGATCGTCGCGGCTTTCGACAGCGACCCGGCGAAAATCGGAACGACGGTTTCCGGTTGCAAGGTGCTGCCCTGCGAGAAGATCGCGGACCTCGCACGGCGCATGAAGATCAGGCTCGGCATCATCACGGTCCCGGCGTCCGCAGCCCAGCAGGTCGCCGAAGCCATGGTCGAAGGCGGCATCACGGGCATCTGGAATTTCGCACCCGTCTCGCTTTCCCTGCCTGAAGAGGTGATCGTTCAAACGGAGAACCTCGCCTCGGGCCTCGCCGTTCTTTCGACGAAACTCGGCCGCAAGCGCTCTCAAGGCGCATCCCGCTGA
- a CDS encoding metal-sensitive transcriptional regulator, with translation MNEHDDHHHHESHPDVDRRLARIAGHIEGIRRMIGEEKPCTQILQQMKAVISALESARRIVLTDHVRHCLAHAIQKKSSKAAVDEVEQILSQLL, from the coding sequence ATGAACGAACATGACGATCATCATCACCACGAATCGCATCCGGACGTCGACCGGAGACTCGCTCGTATAGCTGGCCATATAGAAGGAATCCGTCGGATGATCGGCGAAGAGAAGCCCTGCACGCAGATTCTGCAGCAGATGAAGGCCGTGATCTCGGCGCTCGAAAGCGCCCGCCGCATCGTCCTGACCGACCACGTCCGGCACTGCCTGGCCCACGCCATCCAAAAGAAAAGTTCGAAGGCGGCCGTCGACGAGGTGGAACAGATTCTCTCTCAACTCCTGTGA
- a CDS encoding [Fe-Fe] hydrogenase large subunit C-terminal domain-containing protein translates to MERDRAATPGQVVFTNKARCRDCYRCLRVCPVKAIRMENGQASVVADRCIACGTCIRECPQHAKTYRSDLERAIRLVRESKNVAVSLAPSFVALYSPWEQRRIPSALRALGFARVAETSVGAYPTAQATAAAAAREPNRPHLCTACPAFVHYIIKYRTELVDALTPVSSPMIAHARMLKNQPGGADHVVFIGPCVAKKAEADRPDLAGIVDCVLTFEELRQWFERENIRLDRLEESRFDDEPAGDARLFPLPGGLTRTAALGADALVSDIVAVSGIDDVKRLLDGITKTKGPRIVEPLFCNQGCVNGPAMPGDRPLLTRRDGVLSYAAAAPGTVPGSREADSDTSAQYGPEYKDIDIEITEEKIRKVLETTGKAAPEDQLNCGACGYPSCRDKAIAVIQGMAEAEMCIPWMRRLAEQRTDRIIETSPNGIVMCDEQLRVISMNPAFRRFFYCSEGVLGKHISVLMDPEPFEKVLTGAEHLIETTVRHERYNLVAHQIVYPLRDERQIVGIFVNVTMAQKSREQLDDLRLQTISQARELLTHQVDMAQQMAKLLGESSARGEELVENLLRLVSDAPGMKEPDEKGAERNRFAPWDIFTSK, encoded by the coding sequence ATGGAACGGGATCGAGCGGCTACTCCGGGCCAGGTGGTGTTCACGAACAAGGCGCGGTGCCGGGACTGTTACCGGTGCCTGCGCGTCTGCCCCGTCAAGGCGATCCGTATGGAGAACGGGCAGGCCTCGGTCGTGGCCGACCGGTGCATCGCCTGCGGCACCTGTATCCGGGAGTGCCCGCAGCACGCGAAGACCTACCGTTCCGATCTCGAGCGGGCGATCCGGCTCGTCCGGGAATCGAAGAACGTCGCCGTCAGTCTCGCCCCCTCGTTCGTCGCGCTGTATTCGCCGTGGGAACAACGCCGCATCCCGTCGGCCCTGCGGGCGCTCGGTTTCGCCCGGGTCGCCGAGACATCGGTCGGCGCCTACCCCACCGCCCAGGCGACGGCTGCCGCCGCGGCCCGGGAGCCGAATCGCCCGCATCTCTGCACCGCCTGTCCGGCGTTCGTACATTATATAATAAAATATAGAACCGAACTCGTCGACGCGTTGACGCCCGTCAGTTCGCCGATGATCGCTCATGCCCGCATGCTCAAAAACCAGCCGGGCGGCGCCGATCACGTCGTTTTCATCGGCCCGTGCGTCGCCAAGAAGGCCGAGGCCGACCGTCCCGACCTCGCCGGCATCGTCGACTGCGTGCTCACGTTCGAGGAGCTCCGGCAGTGGTTCGAGCGGGAGAACATCAGGCTCGACCGGCTCGAAGAGAGCCGGTTCGACGACGAACCGGCGGGCGACGCCCGGCTCTTCCCACTCCCGGGCGGCCTGACCAGGACGGCGGCGCTGGGCGCCGACGCGCTCGTTTCCGACATCGTCGCCGTCAGCGGCATCGACGACGTGAAACGTCTGCTCGACGGCATCACGAAGACGAAAGGGCCGAGGATCGTCGAGCCGCTGTTCTGCAACCAGGGCTGCGTCAACGGCCCAGCGATGCCGGGGGACCGCCCCCTTCTCACGCGGCGCGACGGCGTCCTGAGCTACGCCGCGGCGGCCCCGGGAACGGTTCCGGGCAGTCGGGAAGCTGATTCCGACACGTCGGCGCAGTATGGACCAGAATATAAAGATATCGATATTGAAATCACCGAGGAGAAAATCCGGAAGGTGCTCGAGACGACCGGCAAGGCGGCGCCCGAAGACCAGCTCAACTGCGGCGCCTGCGGGTATCCCTCGTGCCGCGACAAGGCGATCGCCGTCATCCAGGGCATGGCCGAAGCCGAGATGTGCATTCCCTGGATGCGCCGGCTCGCGGAACAGCGCACGGACCGCATCATCGAAACGAGTCCGAACGGGATCGTCATGTGCGACGAGCAGCTCCGCGTCATCAGCATGAACCCGGCATTCCGACGCTTTTTCTACTGTTCCGAAGGGGTGCTGGGCAAGCATATCTCGGTCCTGATGGATCCCGAGCCGTTCGAAAAGGTCCTGACCGGCGCCGAACACCTCATCGAAACGACGGTTCGGCACGAACGCTACAATCTCGTCGCCCACCAGATCGTGTATCCGCTGCGCGACGAGAGACAGATCGTCGGCATCTTCGTGAACGTCACCATGGCCCAGAAGAGTCGCGAGCAACTCGACGACCTGCGGCTTCAGACGATCTCGCAGGCCCGCGAACTCCTGACCCATCAGGTCGACATGGCCCAGCAGATGGCGAAACTGCTCGGCGAAAGCAGCGCCCGGGGCGAAGAGCTGGTCGAGAATCTCCTCCGGCTCGTGAGTGATGCTCCCGGCATGAAGGAACCAGACGAGAAAGGGGCGGAACGGAACCGGTTCGCACCATGGGATATCTTCACGTCGAAGTAG
- a CDS encoding NADH-dependent [FeFe] hydrogenase, group A6, producing the protein MNNTTATVLIDNRPVPIEGERNILEMVRKAGIELPTFCYHSDLSIYGACRMCMVDVEGRGLMAACSTKPEAGMKVKTTTEEIRQMRKIVVELLLANHDGQCPTCSKSAACTLQNLSRRLGITKNRFKPIHQPRAIDVSSPSLVRDPNKCVLCGDCVRMCAEVQGIGAIDFAGRGRDAAVLPAFGKNLDQVECVNCGQCAAVCPTGALTVRSSVEDVWKLLDDPSKTVIAEIAPAVRVALGEMFGLEAGEVVTGQAVAALKAMGFKKVFDTSFSADLTVIEEAEEFLTRFTKGERLPQFTSCCPAWVKYAEQYHPELLPNLSSCKSPQQMFGSIARDTLPKALGIENKNLVIVSIMPCTAKKFEARRPEFAKDGIRDVDVVLTTQEFARMIEERGIDFRSLSPESLDMPMGFKTGAGVIFGASGGVTEAVLRYAAEKVTGRTLENADFVQVRGEDGRREIEFDVAGKKLKLCVVHSLANARKVADEVKQGKSAYHLVEVMACPGGCVGGAGQPLSRDTAARRRRAKGLYDADKTQPLHKSQENPYISELYKRNLGEVGGHKAHELLHTGYHSRRRLGDTGIPLITGTAAEKLKITVCVGTSCYVKGSQTLLQGLVKHLEERGLTHAVDVQASFCHERCDRGPTVVIGDKVFEKCTLATAIKTVEGLITS; encoded by the coding sequence ATGAACAACACGACTGCCACCGTTCTGATCGACAACCGCCCCGTTCCGATCGAGGGCGAACGCAACATTCTCGAGATGGTACGCAAGGCCGGCATCGAGCTGCCGACGTTTTGCTACCACTCGGATCTCAGCATCTACGGCGCCTGCCGCATGTGCATGGTCGACGTCGAGGGCCGCGGCCTGATGGCCGCCTGCTCGACGAAGCCCGAGGCCGGCATGAAGGTGAAGACGACGACCGAGGAGATCCGGCAGATGCGCAAGATCGTGGTCGAGCTGCTGCTCGCCAACCACGACGGCCAGTGCCCGACCTGTTCGAAGAGCGCCGCCTGCACGCTGCAGAACCTGTCGCGACGGCTCGGCATCACGAAGAACCGGTTCAAGCCGATTCACCAGCCGCGCGCGATCGACGTCTCCAGCCCCTCGCTGGTGCGCGACCCGAACAAGTGCGTGCTGTGCGGCGACTGCGTGCGCATGTGCGCCGAGGTTCAGGGCATCGGCGCGATCGACTTCGCGGGTCGCGGCCGGGACGCCGCCGTCCTGCCGGCGTTCGGCAAGAACCTCGACCAGGTCGAGTGCGTGAACTGCGGCCAGTGCGCGGCCGTCTGCCCCACCGGCGCCCTCACCGTGCGCTCGTCCGTCGAGGATGTCTGGAAACTGCTCGACGACCCGTCGAAGACGGTCATCGCCGAGATCGCCCCCGCCGTTCGCGTCGCTCTCGGAGAGATGTTCGGTCTCGAGGCGGGCGAGGTCGTCACCGGGCAGGCCGTCGCAGCCCTCAAGGCGATGGGTTTCAAAAAGGTGTTCGACACGTCGTTCTCGGCCGATCTGACGGTCATCGAGGAGGCGGAGGAGTTCCTGACCCGCTTCACGAAGGGGGAACGGCTGCCCCAGTTCACCTCCTGCTGCCCGGCCTGGGTGAAATATGCGGAACAATATCACCCCGAACTTCTGCCGAACCTGTCGAGCTGCAAATCGCCGCAGCAGATGTTCGGTTCAATAGCTCGCGATACGCTTCCGAAGGCGCTGGGCATCGAGAACAAGAACCTGGTCATCGTCTCGATCATGCCCTGCACCGCGAAGAAGTTCGAGGCACGCCGGCCCGAGTTCGCGAAGGACGGAATTCGCGACGTCGACGTCGTGCTCACGACGCAGGAGTTCGCCCGGATGATCGAGGAACGCGGCATCGATTTCCGGAGTCTGTCTCCCGAGTCGCTCGACATGCCGATGGGCTTCAAGACCGGCGCGGGCGTCATTTTCGGCGCCAGCGGCGGCGTGACCGAGGCCGTGCTGCGCTATGCCGCCGAGAAGGTAACCGGACGCACCCTCGAGAATGCCGACTTCGTGCAGGTCCGCGGGGAAGACGGCCGACGCGAGATCGAGTTCGACGTCGCCGGCAAGAAGCTGAAACTGTGCGTCGTCCACAGCCTCGCGAACGCCCGCAAGGTCGCCGACGAGGTGAAGCAGGGAAAGAGCGCCTACCACCTGGTCGAAGTCATGGCCTGCCCGGGCGGCTGCGTCGGCGGGGCGGGCCAGCCGCTCAGCCGCGACACGGCCGCCAGGCGGCGGCGTGCGAAGGGGCTGTACGACGCCGACAAGACCCAGCCGCTCCACAAGTCGCAGGAGAACCCTTACATCAGCGAGCTCTACAAGCGGAATCTCGGCGAGGTCGGCGGCCACAAGGCGCACGAACTGCTTCACACCGGGTACCATTCGCGACGCCGACTGGGTGATACGGGAATTCCCCTGATCACCGGCACGGCCGCCGAGAAGCTCAAGATCACGGTCTGCGTCGGCACGAGCTGCTACGTGAAGGGCTCGCAGACCCTGCTCCAGGGGCTGGTCAAGCACCTCGAGGAGCGCGGCCTCACGCACGCCGTCGACGTGCAGGCATCGTTCTGCCACGAGCGGTGCGACCGCGGCCCGACCGTCGTGATCGGCGACAAGGTGTTCGAGAAGTGCACCCTCGCCACGGCCATCAAGACCGTTGAAGGCCTGATCACATCCTGA
- a CDS encoding AIM24 family protein: MAEFKLCSKDEVNYVEIILKNESVRTESGAMRYMQGELEMESQAPSVGGFFKSMMSGETAFKPTYKGTGKLVLEHSFKNFHLIELKPGESFILDQGAYYASDITVEVSAYRNAAFSAFFSGEGWFQTLVKGPGKVVFCSPGPVELVELTNDKLVVDGNFAVARSESLKFEVAKATKSLLGSLTSGEGLVNTFTGTGRVYLSPVPNRLTALGWLVSSMIPRGK; encoded by the coding sequence ATGGCAGAGTTCAAGCTGTGCTCGAAAGACGAAGTGAATTACGTGGAGATCATCCTGAAGAACGAGTCGGTCCGGACCGAGTCCGGGGCGATGCGGTATATGCAGGGCGAGCTCGAGATGGAGTCTCAGGCGCCCAGCGTTGGCGGCTTCTTCAAGTCGATGATGTCCGGGGAAACGGCGTTCAAGCCGACCTACAAGGGAACCGGCAAACTGGTTCTCGAGCACAGTTTCAAGAATTTTCACCTGATCGAGCTCAAGCCCGGCGAAAGCTTCATTCTCGACCAGGGCGCCTACTACGCCTCGGATATCACGGTCGAGGTCAGCGCCTACAGGAACGCGGCTTTTTCGGCGTTTTTCTCGGGCGAAGGCTGGTTCCAGACCCTCGTCAAGGGGCCGGGCAAGGTCGTGTTCTGTTCCCCCGGGCCGGTTGAACTCGTCGAACTGACGAACGACAAACTGGTGGTCGACGGGAACTTCGCCGTGGCCCGCAGCGAGTCGCTGAAGTTCGAGGTCGCGAAGGCGACCAAGAGCCTCCTGGGCTCCCTCACCAGCGGCGAAGGCCTGGTCAACACCTTCACGGGAACCGGCCGCGTCTACCTCAGCCCCGTTCCCAACCGTCTGACGGCACTCGGCTGGCTCGTTTCGTCGATGATACCCCGGGGAAAATGA